The Myxococcota bacterium genome includes the window GTTCAGCTGGTCTTCGACCCCGGCGACGCCGCCGACGCGCTCGAGGCCGAAGCTGCCGAAGCGACGCCGCAGACTCTCGACCACGAACCGCCGGCGTCCACTCTCGCGGCGCGCCGCGAGCTGTCCGGCGGCCAGGGCGTGTTCCCTGTGGGTGTCGAGCAGGTCGAGCAGGGCATCGATGCCCGTCCCGTCGCGGGCGGACACCAGTTCGACGGGCGGCGCCCAGTCCTTGGGGTCGCGCTCGGTGAGCCGCAGACCGCCTTCGAGCTCGCGCGCCGTGCGCTCGGCGAGCGGTCCGACGTCGGCCTTGTTCACGGCGAAGAGGTCCGGCAACTCGAGGATGCCGGCCTTCATGAACTGGAGGGTGTCACCGCCGCCCGGGTTGGCCACGAAGAGCAGGGAGTCGGCGAGTGCCGCGATCTCGCCTTCGGATTGACCCACGCCGACGGTCTCGACGAAGACGTGGTCGAAGCTGGCGGCGAGGATCGAGACCGCGGCCCAGGTGCTCTCGGCGAGACCGCCGAGCCGGTCGCGCGCGGCCATCGAACGGATGAACACGCCCGGGTCCCCCGCCCCCGAGCGCATGCGGATCCGGTCGCCGAGGAGCGCGCCGCCGGTGCGCTGGCTCGAGGGGTCGACGGCGACGACGGCGACGGTCGCGTCGCGTCGGCGCAAGCCGCGCACCAGCGCGTCGAGCAGCGTGGACTTCCCAGCGCCGGGCGCACCGGTCACGCCCACCCGCGCCGCTCCCGGGAACGGTGCGTCCTGGTCGAGGGCGTCGAGCAGGGCGAGCGCTTCGGCGCGCTTCGCGGGACGCCGATCGTCGGCGAGGTTCAGCGCCTCCGCGACGGCGCCGCGGTCCCCTGCGCGCAGGCGTTGGACGAGCTCAGGCGGCAGCGCGGGAGTCCGCCACGACGTCGACGATCTCGTCCATGATTCGCGTCAGGTCGAAATCCTTCGGGGTGTATACGCGCGCGACGCCGGCGGCTCGTAGCTTCTGTGCGTCGTCGTCCGGGATGATGCCGCCCACCACGACGGGCACGTCGCCGCAGCCGACCTTCCGTAGTTCCTCGAGGACGTCGATCACCAGCACGCCGTGGGAGCCCGACAGGATCGAGAGGCCGATCACGTGGACGCCTTCGTCGCGGGCCGACGCGGCGATCTCTTCGGGTGTCAGCCGGATGCCCTCGTAGACGACCTCCATGCCGACGTCGCGTGCCTTCACGGCGATCTGCTCGGCGC containing:
- the meaB gene encoding methylmalonyl Co-A mutase-associated GTPase MeaB; protein product: MPPELVQRLRAGDRGAVAEALNLADDRRPAKRAEALALLDALDQDAPFPGAARVGVTGAPGAGKSTLLDALVRGLRRRDATVAVVAVDPSSQRTGGALLGDRIRMRSGAGDPGVFIRSMAARDRLGGLAESTWAAVSILAASFDHVFVETVGVGQSEGEIAALADSLLFVANPGGGDTLQFMKAGILELPDLFAVNKADVGPLAERTARELEGGLRLTERDPKDWAPPVELVSARDGTGIDALLDLLDTHREHALAAGQLAARRESGRRRFVVESLRRRFGSFGLERVGGVAGVEDQLNQSTDESAFAALARLTRTLEERLGGA